A window of the Bacillota bacterium genome harbors these coding sequences:
- a CDS encoding ABC transporter ATP-binding protein, with product MERLCKRFGTLMAVDGLDLEVRQGELFGFLGPNGAGKTTTIRMLTGLLRPTAGRVLIGGYDVQREPVRAKALLGYVPDEPVLYEKLTGREFLTFVADLYRVDGSRRRERIPELLELFGLSERGDDLIQSYSRGMRQKLAVAGALVHEPRVLILDEPTVGLDPRSARVLKDVLRALVARGVTVFMSTHVLEIAERMCTRVGIVDRGHLVASGTMQELRAQAREDSATLEDIFLKLTGGTEYEEVIRLLGEETAS from the coding sequence ATGGAGCGATTGTGTAAACGCTTCGGCACGCTGATGGCCGTTGACGGTCTCGACCTGGAAGTTCGGCAGGGAGAGCTCTTCGGATTTCTGGGCCCGAACGGTGCGGGGAAGACGACCACCATCCGTATGTTGACGGGGCTTCTGCGGCCCACGGCGGGGCGGGTACTCATAGGAGGTTACGACGTCCAGAGAGAGCCGGTGCGGGCCAAGGCCCTGCTCGGTTACGTGCCCGACGAGCCCGTGCTGTATGAGAAACTGACGGGGCGCGAGTTCCTGACCTTTGTGGCGGACCTGTACCGGGTGGACGGCAGCCGCAGGCGCGAGCGCATTCCCGAGCTGCTTGAACTTTTCGGCCTGAGCGAACGTGGGGACGACCTCATCCAGTCCTACTCCCGGGGTATGAGGCAGAAGCTTGCGGTGGCGGGGGCGTTGGTACACGAGCCGCGCGTCCTCATCCTGGACGAACCTACCGTGGGCCTGGACCCGCGCAGCGCGCGCGTGCTCAAAGACGTCCTGCGAGCTCTTGTCGCGAGGGGCGTGACCGTGTTCATGTCCACCCATGTGCTGGAGATCGCCGAGCGCATGTGCACCCGGGTGGGCATCGTCGACCGGGGGCACCTCGTCGCCAGCGGGACCATGCAGGAACTGCGGGCACAGGCCCGGGAGGATTCCGCCACTCTGGAGGACATTTTCCTCAAGCTCACGGGGGGCACCGAGTACGAGGAAGTGATCCGCCTGCTCGGGGAGGAGACCGCCTCGTGA
- a CDS encoding winged helix DNA-binding domain-containing protein, with product MRSISGVQAQVAAAACLALRARVNGLAPEDVEGHLWVERKLVKTWCMRATLHYLPASDLPWYLAGICPSIALKEHRWMAKDGLERPLLDRMVDAVVEVLSDGPLTRREIGYRVVARIGEEARPWVEHSWGGVIKQACLRGLVCFGPERGREVTFAQLDQWIPGVKRLSEREGAYARARVLENYLRGYGPATIQDFSFWSGVPVSDAAEARQDLGERVVGVSIAGAEALVLREDVETLVSMDEPEHAANLLPSFDPFLLGHRDKTLLLDSEHYKKVYRKAGWISPVMLVGGRIAGTWNYTRSGKRLVVEFEPFGALGLHERRAEEERLEQEAGDVGRLLGFEEIQVRWSSTAVRAGCVTY from the coding sequence GTGCGCAGCATCTCGGGCGTCCAGGCCCAGGTCGCTGCTGCGGCATGTCTGGCACTCCGGGCCAGGGTGAATGGTCTTGCGCCCGAGGACGTGGAGGGGCACCTGTGGGTGGAACGAAAGCTGGTGAAGACATGGTGCATGAGGGCCACCCTCCATTACTTACCTGCATCCGACCTGCCGTGGTACCTGGCCGGAATATGTCCAAGCATAGCCCTCAAAGAACATCGGTGGATGGCGAAAGACGGCCTGGAGCGTCCCCTGTTGGACCGCATGGTAGATGCGGTGGTGGAGGTCCTGTCAGACGGGCCCCTCACCAGGCGGGAGATCGGCTACCGGGTGGTGGCGCGGATAGGCGAGGAAGCCAGGCCGTGGGTGGAGCACAGCTGGGGAGGGGTCATCAAGCAGGCGTGCCTCAGGGGGCTTGTGTGCTTCGGCCCTGAGCGCGGGAGAGAAGTCACCTTTGCGCAGTTGGACCAGTGGATCCCGGGCGTCAAGCGGCTCTCAGAAAGGGAAGGCGCTTACGCCAGGGCCAGGGTCCTGGAGAACTATCTGAGGGGATACGGTCCCGCCACCATCCAGGACTTTTCTTTTTGGTCCGGTGTTCCCGTAAGTGATGCAGCCGAGGCTCGGCAAGACCTGGGTGAGAGGGTGGTGGGCGTCTCCATTGCGGGCGCCGAGGCCCTCGTCCTGAGAGAAGACGTGGAGACGTTAGTCTCCATGGATGAGCCGGAGCATGCTGCAAACCTCCTGCCCAGTTTCGACCCCTTCCTCCTGGGTCACCGTGACAAGACCCTTCTTTTGGACAGTGAGCATTACAAGAAGGTGTACCGGAAAGCCGGGTGGATATCCCCGGTGATGCTTGTAGGTGGAAGGATTGCGGGCACCTGGAACTACACGCGGAGCGGAAAACGGCTGGTAGTTGAGTTTGAGCCCTTTGGTGCCCTGGGCTTGCATGAGAGAAGGGCAGAGGAGGAGAGGCTCGAGCAGGAGGCCGGCGACGTGGGGAGACTTTTGGGTTTCGAGGAGATACAGGTGAGGTGGAGCAGCACTGCGGTTAGAGCGGGTTGCGTCACGTATTAG
- the sigE gene encoding RNA polymerase sporulation sigma factor SigE — protein sequence MRRRWATMRWQVYLWVRGVLARWGIIPRIWYVGTTEVLPPPLSSEEERYLLARLEKGDFAVRGVLIERNLRLVVYIARKFDNTGVPTEDLVSIGTIGLIKAVNTFDPSKRIKLATYASKCIENEILMYLRRNGRTRLEVSLHEPLNIDWDGNELLLCDVLPDTGGEAVSKRMEDEVDRVLLRSAVARLSARERRILQLRFGLKDGKPRTQKQVADLLGISQSYISRLEKRILKRLQGELMRAMQ from the coding sequence ATGAGACGACGGTGGGCGACCATGCGCTGGCAGGTGTACCTGTGGGTCCGTGGGGTGCTGGCACGCTGGGGGATAATCCCCCGCATCTGGTACGTGGGGACCACCGAGGTACTGCCGCCCCCGCTGTCCAGCGAGGAGGAACGTTACCTCCTGGCCCGGCTGGAAAAGGGAGACTTTGCCGTGCGGGGCGTGCTAATCGAGCGCAATCTCCGCCTGGTGGTCTACATTGCCCGCAAGTTCGACAACACGGGAGTACCGACGGAGGATCTGGTTTCCATCGGTACCATCGGCCTTATCAAGGCGGTCAACACCTTTGACCCGTCCAAGAGGATCAAGCTGGCCACCTACGCCTCCAAGTGCATAGAAAATGAGATCCTCATGTACCTTCGCCGCAACGGCCGCACCCGCCTGGAAGTGTCCCTGCACGAGCCGTTGAACATCGACTGGGACGGGAACGAACTGCTCCTCTGCGATGTCCTGCCTGACACCGGAGGCGAGGCGGTGTCCAAGCGCATGGAGGACGAGGTTGACCGCGTCCTCCTGCGCAGCGCAGTGGCCCGACTCAGCGCCCGGGAGCGGCGCATCCTACAACTCAGGTTCGGACTGAAGGACGGCAAACCCCGCACGCAAAAGCAGGTGGCCGACCTGCTGGGCATATCCCAATCCTACATTTCCCGCCTGGAGAAGCGCATCCTCAAGCGGTTGCAGGGAGAACTCATGCGCGCCATGCAGTAG
- the pepF gene encoding oligoendopeptidase F gives MVLRKRLARSEVPCELTWNLDDLFPTEEAWEAELKSVAGDISSVTRYKGRLGEGARVFLECMEACESLAVRFDRVASYALLRLAGDATSPANQVAAGKATSLQAQIQAETSFVRSEALALPDGTLERYLKEEPALASFRRAIEQLIRQKPHVLHPETEKAVAALSEVLDAPSMIYNRAKATDMSFDPITDSQGNELSMSFALYESRYETSPDTTLRRNAYASFVKGLKAYQNTFGATWGTEVKKNVVLAKLRGYESAIHMFLDRQEVPIEVYNNLHDIILKELAPHMRRYAQLRKKVLGLDRMLYCDIEAPLDPDFAPETTYERASELILNGLSILGPEYTEIIAAALKNRWIDLADNVGKSTGAFCNPVCGVHPYILITWTDSMRDTLVLSHELGHGGHGVLSQRYQRPVNCEPSMFFVEAPSTTNELLVGNYILSQTENVRFRRWMTMQFLMTYYHNFVRHLIEGELQRRIYALAEKDQPITASVLSEVQGEILGEFWGGEVEIDDGARLTWMRQPHYYMGLYPYTYSAGLTIGTAVAQAIQKEGKPAVERWLEVLKAGGTKSPIELAKMAGVDMTKPEPILQAVAYVGSLVDEVVKSF, from the coding sequence GTGGTTTTGAGGAAACGTCTGGCTCGATCTGAGGTCCCCTGTGAGTTGACGTGGAACCTCGACGACCTGTTTCCTACCGAGGAAGCGTGGGAGGCCGAACTAAAGTCAGTTGCAGGTGATATTTCCAGCGTAACCAGGTACAAGGGTCGCCTCGGTGAAGGAGCTCGGGTCTTCTTGGAGTGCATGGAGGCCTGTGAAAGTCTTGCGGTCAGGTTCGACCGTGTGGCCTCGTACGCTTTGCTAAGGCTTGCGGGAGATGCAACCTCGCCGGCCAACCAGGTTGCTGCCGGTAAGGCTACGTCTCTGCAGGCTCAGATACAGGCCGAGACATCCTTCGTTCGATCAGAGGCGTTGGCCCTTCCGGACGGTACTCTGGAACGCTACCTTAAGGAGGAACCGGCCCTTGCGTCTTTCCGCCGCGCCATTGAGCAACTCATAAGACAAAAGCCGCACGTCCTCCATCCAGAAACGGAAAAGGCCGTGGCGGCCTTGAGTGAGGTCCTCGACGCCCCTTCAATGATCTACAACCGGGCAAAGGCAACCGACATGTCTTTCGACCCCATCACCGATAGCCAGGGAAACGAGCTGTCCATGTCGTTCGCGCTCTACGAGAGCCGGTACGAGACTTCCCCCGACACGACTTTGCGGCGGAACGCGTATGCCTCGTTTGTAAAGGGGCTGAAGGCCTACCAGAACACCTTTGGGGCCACCTGGGGCACTGAGGTTAAGAAAAACGTCGTACTGGCCAAATTGCGCGGGTACGAATCGGCCATCCATATGTTCCTCGACCGTCAGGAAGTCCCCATCGAGGTGTACAACAACCTTCACGATATCATCTTGAAGGAACTCGCGCCGCATATGAGGCGGTACGCGCAGCTGAGGAAAAAGGTGCTGGGGTTGGACAGAATGCTCTACTGCGACATCGAGGCCCCGCTTGACCCGGATTTTGCCCCCGAGACCACTTATGAGCGGGCGTCGGAGCTGATCCTCAACGGACTGTCTATTCTCGGACCTGAGTACACCGAGATAATTGCCGCGGCTCTCAAGAACAGGTGGATTGACCTGGCGGACAACGTCGGTAAGTCCACGGGCGCTTTCTGCAACCCGGTCTGCGGTGTGCATCCCTACATTCTGATCACCTGGACCGACAGCATGCGCGACACGCTCGTCCTGTCTCACGAGCTGGGTCACGGCGGTCACGGAGTGCTATCACAAAGGTACCAGCGGCCTGTCAACTGCGAACCCTCCATGTTCTTCGTGGAGGCGCCTTCCACCACAAATGAGCTCCTGGTGGGGAACTACATCCTTTCCCAAACCGAAAACGTGCGTTTTCGGCGCTGGATGACCATGCAGTTCCTCATGACGTACTACCATAACTTCGTGCGTCATCTCATCGAGGGCGAACTCCAGCGCCGTATCTACGCTCTGGCCGAGAAGGACCAGCCCATCACCGCCAGCGTTCTCAGCGAGGTCCAGGGAGAGATCCTCGGTGAGTTCTGGGGAGGCGAAGTCGAGATCGACGACGGCGCCAGGCTGACCTGGATGCGCCAGCCTCATTACTACATGGGCTTGTACCCTTACACCTACTCGGCGGGCCTCACCATCGGTACTGCCGTGGCTCAGGCCATCCAGAAGGAAGGGAAGCCTGCGGTCGAACGGTGGCTCGAGGTGCTGAAAGCGGGAGGCACGAAGAGCCCGATCGAACTGGCGAAGATGGCCGGTGTGGATATGACCAAGCCCGAACCTATCCTCCAGGCTGTCGCCTATGTGGGTTCGCTTGTTGATGAAGTAGTGAAGAGCTTCTAA
- the ftsA gene encoding cell division protein FtsA, producing MPRRDLAVGIDVGTSKVAAIVGEVRRDGTCDIIGFGVTPSAGMRKGVVVDIEGVSRAVADAAQKAGRMAGVEIKSAYVSISGSHLSSLNNRGVVAVARDDREITAEDVDRVLDAARVLNIPADREIVHVVPREFVVDGYDGVRDPVGMLGVRLEVEAHVVTGAVTSIQNLLKGVARAGLQVEDLVVSSLASGEAVLLPAERELGVLVLDIGGGTTDLGIFERGNPLYSAVVPVGGDHVTGDLAIGLRTPPPEAERIKLEHGRARPCPEADDDVFEVPNVGGTGTRQMSGSVVAQIIAPRLQELFALVKQQIGRSGRAGQIPGGVVLCGGCALLPGIGEMAEEELQMPARVGTPAGLGGLVDLVSSPAFATTVGLLLYATRGQAGLARAEVRGGVLGSLWDRVRRVLGDFF from the coding sequence TTGCCCAGGCGCGATCTGGCGGTAGGAATCGATGTGGGGACCAGCAAGGTAGCCGCCATCGTAGGAGAAGTGCGCCGGGACGGCACCTGCGACATCATCGGATTCGGCGTGACTCCCTCTGCCGGCATGCGCAAGGGCGTGGTGGTGGACATAGAAGGGGTGTCCCGCGCCGTCGCCGATGCGGCCCAAAAGGCGGGGCGCATGGCGGGGGTGGAGATAAAATCCGCATACGTCAGCATCTCTGGGAGCCACCTTTCCAGCCTCAACAACCGGGGGGTGGTGGCGGTGGCCAGGGATGACCGCGAGATCACCGCCGAAGATGTGGATCGGGTGTTGGACGCGGCTCGCGTCCTCAACATTCCCGCTGACCGGGAGATCGTCCACGTGGTGCCCCGGGAGTTCGTGGTGGACGGCTACGACGGCGTGAGGGATCCGGTGGGCATGCTGGGGGTGCGCCTCGAGGTGGAGGCCCACGTGGTAACCGGGGCGGTGACCTCCATCCAGAATCTCCTCAAGGGCGTGGCCCGGGCGGGTTTACAGGTGGAGGACCTGGTGGTGTCTTCCCTGGCCTCGGGGGAAGCGGTGCTCCTACCGGCGGAGAGGGAATTGGGAGTGCTTGTGCTGGACATAGGCGGCGGTACCACCGATCTGGGGATATTCGAGCGTGGCAATCCCTTGTATTCCGCCGTCGTTCCCGTGGGAGGTGACCACGTTACCGGGGACCTGGCCATCGGCCTGCGTACCCCGCCTCCCGAGGCGGAGAGGATCAAGCTGGAGCACGGACGGGCGCGGCCCTGTCCCGAGGCGGACGACGACGTGTTCGAGGTACCCAACGTGGGTGGTACGGGTACCCGACAGATGAGCGGGAGCGTGGTGGCCCAGATCATTGCCCCCCGGCTGCAGGAACTGTTCGCTCTGGTCAAGCAGCAGATCGGGCGGTCGGGCCGGGCCGGTCAGATCCCGGGCGGGGTGGTGCTGTGCGGCGGATGCGCCCTTTTACCCGGGATAGGGGAGATGGCCGAGGAGGAATTGCAGATGCCCGCCCGCGTGGGGACGCCAGCTGGCCTGGGGGGACTGGTGGATCTGGTGTCCAGTCCTGCATTCGCCACCACGGTGGGGCTGTTACTGTACGCCACCCGCGGCCAGGCCGGGCTGGCGCGGGCAGAGGTGCGGGGCGGTGTGCTGGGATCTCTCTGGGACCGGGTGCGCCGCGTCCTGGGAGATTTCTTCTGA
- the ftsZ gene encoding cell division protein FtsZ has protein sequence MLDLELEGEPFAVIKVVGVGGGGNNAVNRMIATGVKGVEFISINTDAQALATCHATRKIQIGARITKGLGAGADPEVGAKAAEESRDQILEALKGADLVFITAGMGGGTGTGGAPVVAECAKEAGALCVGVVTRPFTFEGRRRMAVAERGIATLRSKVDTLITIPNDRLLQVVDKKTSIVEAFRVADDVLRQGVQGISDLIAVPGLINLDFADVRTIMAETGSALMGIGVGFGETRAADAARAAISSPLLETSIEGARGVLLSITGGPDLGLFEVNEAAEIVAEAADPDANIIFGAVIDDNLKDEVRVTVIATGFDARPKAAARDKLPLEQIDLKGFAAEDDLDIPAFLRRRS, from the coding sequence ATGCTGGATCTGGAGCTAGAAGGGGAGCCCTTTGCAGTGATAAAGGTGGTCGGAGTGGGGGGCGGGGGCAACAACGCCGTCAATCGCATGATAGCCACCGGGGTAAAAGGGGTTGAGTTCATATCCATCAACACCGACGCCCAGGCCCTGGCCACCTGTCACGCCACCCGCAAGATCCAGATCGGTGCCCGGATCACCAAGGGCCTTGGCGCGGGGGCCGATCCGGAAGTGGGGGCCAAAGCGGCAGAAGAAAGCCGCGATCAGATCCTGGAAGCCCTGAAGGGGGCCGACCTGGTTTTCATCACCGCGGGGATGGGAGGCGGGACGGGTACGGGCGGGGCCCCCGTGGTGGCAGAGTGCGCCAAGGAGGCTGGGGCCCTCTGCGTGGGCGTGGTGACCAGGCCTTTTACCTTCGAGGGCAGGCGCCGCATGGCCGTGGCGGAGCGAGGGATTGCCACCCTGCGCAGCAAGGTGGATACCCTGATTACCATCCCCAACGACCGGCTCCTGCAAGTGGTGGACAAGAAAACGTCGATAGTAGAGGCTTTCCGGGTAGCAGATGATGTCCTCCGCCAGGGTGTGCAGGGGATATCCGATCTCATCGCCGTGCCCGGCCTCATCAACCTGGATTTCGCTGACGTGCGCACCATCATGGCCGAGACGGGGTCGGCCCTGATGGGTATTGGCGTGGGCTTCGGGGAAACCCGCGCTGCCGATGCGGCCCGCGCCGCCATCTCCAGTCCCCTGCTGGAGACCTCCATCGAGGGTGCCCGCGGGGTGCTGTTGAGCATCACGGGAGGACCGGACCTGGGCCTGTTCGAGGTGAACGAGGCGGCGGAGATCGTGGCCGAGGCTGCCGACCCGGACGCCAACATCATCTTCGGTGCCGTCATCGATGACAACCTGAAGGACGAAGTGCGGGTGACGGTGATCGCCACCGGTTTCGACGCCCGGCCCAAGGCTGCCGCCCGGGACAAGCTGCCCCTGGAACAGATCGACCTCAAGGGGTTTGCTGCCGAGGATGATCTCGATATCCCGGCCTTCCTGCGCCGCCGCTCCTAG
- the sigG gene encoding RNA polymerase sporulation sigma factor SigG has protein sequence MNRVEICGVDTSRLPVLSNARMRELFEAMKNGDRRSREELIYGNLRLVLSVIQRFNNRGEYVDDLFQVGCIGLMKAIDNFDLSQNVRFSTYAVPMIIGEIRRYLRDNNTIRVSRSLRDVAYRALQVRDALVGKYAREPSIAEIAEELKLPQEEVVYALDAIQEPISLFEPVYHDGGDPIFVMDQISDERNEDASWLEGISLREAMGKLSERERLILTLRFFEGKTQMEVAEEIGISQAQVSRLEKAALNHMRQHM, from the coding sequence ATGAACCGGGTGGAGATATGCGGGGTGGATACCTCGCGCCTGCCCGTACTATCCAATGCCCGCATGCGGGAGCTTTTTGAGGCCATGAAGAATGGCGATCGGCGGTCCAGGGAAGAGTTGATATACGGGAACCTACGCCTCGTCCTGAGCGTCATCCAGCGCTTCAACAACCGGGGCGAATACGTGGACGACCTGTTCCAGGTAGGATGCATCGGCCTGATGAAGGCCATAGACAATTTTGACCTGAGCCAGAATGTGCGCTTTTCCACCTACGCGGTGCCCATGATCATCGGTGAGATCCGCCGTTACCTGCGGGATAACAACACCATCCGGGTGAGCCGCTCGCTGCGTGACGTGGCCTACCGGGCCCTGCAGGTACGGGATGCGCTGGTCGGCAAGTACGCGCGTGAACCATCTATCGCCGAGATCGCCGAGGAATTGAAGTTGCCCCAGGAGGAAGTGGTTTACGCCCTGGACGCCATCCAGGAGCCCATTTCCCTCTTCGAGCCCGTGTACCACGACGGGGGAGACCCTATCTTCGTGATGGATCAGATCTCCGACGAGCGCAACGAAGATGCCAGCTGGTTGGAGGGAATCTCCCTCCGGGAGGCGATGGGTAAGCTTTCCGAGCGGGAAAGGCTGATCCTTACCCTGCGCTTCTTCGAAGGGAAGACCCAGATGGAGGTAGCCGAGGAAATCGGGATATCCCAGGCCCAGGTCTCCCGGCTGGAAAAGGCGGCCCTCAACCACATGCGTCAGCATATGTGA
- a CDS encoding aldo/keto reductase — MEYRMVGELRVSAVGLGCRRLAGPGMDPERSRQVVHAALDAGIVLFDTADIYGRGASEEVLGKALRGHRHEVVIATKVGIRRGDATFAPPRGTGPGGGTQAPGGGLGPATTTQDATAPYLIRATEDSLRRLGTDYIDLLQLHYPDPATPFEETAQALGLLVRQGKARAVGLSNFFAPDLEAWLEGQPGWPVESRPVALQVPYNLVQRDIEETVLPLARQHGFGLLAYMPLFLGYLAREPQPGEQERDPHRGLLPLPYIDRLARAVARMRELGREWGLTPAQLALRWVIDRPGVVAALAGATRPEQVWENARAGSALPDPLRSALDEISEDLSPVPPLVINETVVECHPAPRGDYYLVLASGLKTPSANPVRPGWTVELDGWRGQILRARPPEG; from the coding sequence GTGGAGTACAGGATGGTGGGGGAACTGCGGGTGTCGGCAGTGGGACTGGGGTGCCGGCGCCTGGCGGGACCGGGGATGGATCCCGAGCGGTCCCGGCAGGTCGTGCACGCGGCGCTGGATGCCGGGATAGTACTATTCGATACGGCGGACATCTACGGCCGGGGAGCATCTGAGGAGGTGCTGGGGAAGGCCCTGCGCGGTCACAGGCACGAGGTGGTGATAGCCACCAAGGTGGGGATACGCCGGGGCGACGCAACATTTGCCCCGCCCCGCGGGACCGGCCCCGGCGGGGGCACGCAGGCTCCGGGTGGGGGCCTGGGCCCGGCTACCACCACCCAGGACGCGACCGCACCCTACCTGATCAGGGCCACCGAGGATTCGCTGCGCCGCCTCGGCACTGACTACATCGACCTCCTGCAACTCCACTACCCCGACCCGGCCACTCCTTTTGAAGAGACGGCCCAGGCCCTGGGCCTGCTGGTGCGGCAGGGCAAAGCCAGGGCGGTGGGGCTCTCCAATTTCTTTGCCCCCGACCTGGAAGCCTGGCTAGAAGGCCAGCCCGGCTGGCCGGTGGAATCGCGACCCGTGGCGCTGCAGGTGCCGTACAACCTGGTGCAGCGCGACATCGAAGAGACGGTGCTCCCGCTGGCGAGGCAGCACGGCTTCGGGCTGCTCGCTTACATGCCCCTGTTCCTGGGATACCTGGCCCGGGAACCGCAGCCGGGAGAACAGGAGCGTGATCCACACCGCGGGCTTCTGCCCCTGCCCTACATCGACCGCCTGGCCCGAGCGGTGGCCCGCATGAGGGAACTGGGGCGCGAGTGGGGTCTTACGCCCGCCCAGCTTGCCCTGCGCTGGGTCATCGACCGGCCCGGGGTGGTGGCCGCCCTCGCCGGCGCCACCCGCCCTGAGCAAGTATGGGAAAATGCAAGAGCCGGCTCCGCCCTGCCAGACCCGTTGCGCTCAGCCCTCGATGAGATCAGCGAGGACCTCAGTCCGGTACCCCCGCTGGTCATCAACGAAACCGTGGTGGAGTGCCATCCCGCCCCGCGCGGTGACTATTACCTGGTCCTGGCCTCCGGGCTGAAAACTCCCAGCGCGAACCCGGTCAGACCGGGATGGACCGTGGAACTCGACGGCTGGCGCGGCCAGATCCTTCGCGCACGGCCGCCCGAGGGATAG
- a CDS encoding sigma-E processing peptidase SpoIIGA yields MVIYADLFFLTNWAMDYLLLWATARFAGVRARGLRLAASSFLGAAYATAFLFPAARPLYSVAAKAVFSVLMVTVAFPVRSPLHLGRLWGCFAVLSLAAGGGALALAYLQLPGVGGPFPGIPSWLVGVAVAATLVLAGRAWAYRHQQSSLMVLPAEVSLGGRTVAFPALVDTGNRLRDPFTGAPVVVVEYGTARRLVPRPLQPLLLGRTVPGAGEGVEEPLAGRFCIVPFVALGSQRGVLYGFRPDRVRVQHQDGWRLVGPVVVGVCPDILSPEGWYRGLLPQDALREENRGGGGDTT; encoded by the coding sequence GTGGTAATCTACGCGGACCTGTTTTTTCTAACCAACTGGGCCATGGATTATCTGCTCCTTTGGGCCACGGCCAGGTTCGCCGGGGTGCGGGCCCGGGGGTTGCGTTTGGCGGCCTCGTCCTTCCTGGGAGCCGCCTACGCCACCGCCTTCCTGTTCCCCGCCGCCCGCCCCCTGTATTCAGTAGCGGCCAAGGCCGTTTTCTCGGTGCTCATGGTTACGGTGGCCTTCCCTGTCCGCTCTCCGCTACACCTCGGGCGCCTGTGGGGGTGTTTTGCGGTGCTGTCCCTGGCTGCCGGCGGAGGGGCCCTGGCCCTGGCTTATCTGCAACTGCCCGGGGTGGGGGGGCCGTTTCCCGGTATCCCCTCATGGCTGGTGGGCGTCGCGGTGGCAGCCACCCTGGTCCTGGCCGGACGGGCCTGGGCTTACCGCCACCAGCAGTCCAGTCTGATGGTGCTGCCGGCAGAGGTCTCCCTGGGCGGGCGCACGGTGGCCTTCCCCGCCCTGGTGGACACCGGCAACCGCCTGCGGGACCCCTTTACCGGTGCTCCCGTGGTGGTGGTCGAGTACGGGACGGCCCGGCGCCTGGTCCCCCGGCCCCTTCAGCCCCTCCTGCTCGGTCGCACGGTGCCCGGTGCCGGGGAAGGGGTCGAGGAACCCCTGGCCGGGCGGTTCTGTATCGTGCCCTTCGTAGCCCTCGGGAGCCAGCGGGGCGTGCTGTACGGCTTTCGCCCGGACAGGGTGAGAGTCCAGCACCAGGATGGCTGGCGCCTGGTGGGACCGGTAGTGGTGGGAGTTTGCCCGGACATCCTGTCGCCGGAAGGGTGGTACCGGGGCCTCTTGCCCCAGGATGCCCTCCGGGAAGAGAACAGGGGTGGGGGAGGGGATACGACATGA
- a CDS encoding Holliday junction resolvase-like protein, with product MERFWWLLSARELLLVVLGCLVLVLVVLYVVTRVRAAEMAAALGALQRQFHARVEEQRRLVDEQYRLALEAWKREIEEAIRQDAVERSRAVTAGKVREHLVPYLPQFPYNPRDVRFIGSPVDLVVFDGLDEGTVRRIVFVEVKTGHSDLSRRERLVREAILRHAVEWEELRLAGDAPV from the coding sequence GTGGAGCGGTTCTGGTGGTTGCTGAGCGCGAGGGAACTCCTGCTGGTGGTGCTGGGCTGCCTTGTCCTGGTCCTGGTGGTGCTGTACGTCGTGACGAGGGTGCGGGCGGCAGAAATGGCGGCGGCACTGGGTGCCCTGCAACGCCAGTTCCATGCCCGCGTCGAGGAGCAGCGACGCCTGGTGGACGAGCAGTACCGGCTGGCTCTGGAAGCCTGGAAGCGGGAGATCGAGGAGGCGATCCGCCAGGACGCGGTGGAAAGGAGCCGGGCCGTGACGGCGGGCAAGGTGAGAGAGCACCTGGTTCCCTATCTGCCCCAGTTTCCTTACAATCCCAGAGACGTGCGGTTCATAGGGTCACCCGTGGACCTGGTGGTGTTCGACGGCCTGGACGAGGGCACGGTGCGCCGCATCGTCTTCGTCGAAGTTAAAACCGGCCACTCCGACCTCAGCCGCCGGGAACGGCTGGTGCGAGAGGCTATCCTCCGCCACGCGGTGGAGTGGGAGGAGTTGCGCCTCGCGGGTGATGCTCCCGTCTAG